From the Oryzias melastigma strain HK-1 linkage group LG13, ASM292280v2, whole genome shotgun sequence genome, the window ACAGCTAAATCACATGTATTGATTTGAGGCACACTGCACACCTTCCTTCTTCATCCATATCTCTTTCTCTTCAAATAAGCCTCTCATTGTCCCAGTGCCCTAGTTGTCGTCctctaatgacattttttttgttcctgcgTGTAATTTGATACCCCTGCTGCAAGTTTAATATAATTTCCTTTGCTGCAAAGCCAACGTCTGTGTAAGTGGGGTATAAATACACACTGTCTTTGGCCCCAgcagtctgtttgtgtgtgtgtgtgtgtgtgtgtgtgttctgcaGCTTTCATCCTGATTACACACAACAACAAATAGGCGCTGCTGCAGCCAAGAACGTTCAGCTCATTGTGGTGGTTCCTCTGTCGTCACACTCAGCTCTGTTTTTATCTGTCGGAGGAAACCAGGGGTTTGACATATTCTGTTGTGATCTgacgctttataaataaaccaaatggaGTCGGGGAGATTTCACTGAGCTCCATGCGTCTTCATGAAATGTGAGCTCAGTCAGAGACACCGACATCTTTATGTCCTAGTAGAGCTCCAAGAGTTTATGCTAATAAATTATTTCAGAACTTCCTCTTTTTTACAAACTGACGATATATTCcctttaattcagtttttttttattatttctgagaaatttattttaatccagAGTGATCTGATGCTGTGATTGTGGGcctttactttttcaaataattacccccaccttcacccaagaCTGCTTTATTTGCAGCGTATTACACACTCTAGGTTGTttcatttaaagtatttttattgtgtttccagtttttcttgctgtttttaatttatttacaagagttacttcttaattttttacttttttttttatttgaccaaatTTTGATAATGAGATAGTAAAAAGTTGGCTTCTTGTGTTAGGTAGTCTGTAAGAGGACCCCGAGTAAAGCGTCAAAAAACAGANNNNNNNNNNNNNNNNNNNNNNNNNNNNNNNNNNNNNNNNNNNNNNNNNNNNNNNNNNNNNNNNNNNNNNNNNNNNNNtatttataaaacacttttcataTGAAGGTAACACAAAATCCTTTAtatcataaaacattttcaatttaaaaaagaaaaaccttcacAAAAAGTGTTATGCTTAGACAAGATGTCTTTAAGATAAgagataaaatataaatttttctTGATACTGAAGTGGGGAAACAACATTTTGGGGAcaagaaatataaagttttgtaGCATTGTGTGTAAAATGAAGATTTCTAATATTTATTACATCATTATAAATTTAAACTAACATCAGAGCCATGTTCACATTGGTGCTCTGGAGATGTTCTTATGGGAAatgcctaaataaaaaaaaatattccaggcatttttatgttaaaatcagaacaaaaatcagataaaaaaacacaaaaaagtaatttcacaAACACCAATAAGTCTCCtttcaaattgtttgttttcttcaggacTTTATGCtcatattttgcatattttcttcCAGATGTGTCCTCCTACCCCCCCTACTTGAAGGATCTGATCCACACCCAGCTCTGTCAGCACCTGGGTCTGCGGGGGACCCTCTCTGAAAGCGGGGTGGGTGGAGGGGACGGGGGCTGCAGCCGGGAGCCGTCCCCCACGGCGGGCTCTCCAGACACCCTGTGTTCCAGCATGTGCAGCCTCGACGAGCAGCACCCCCTGCTCCGTGACCTGGGGGGGCACCGCGGCCCCCACTCCAACGCCGCTGAGCTCGCCGCCAAGATCCTGTCGGCGCTCCACGGCGGGGAGGAGCTGCTGGCCCGCCTTCAGAGGGTGGGGCAGAGCGGGCCTGCTGGGGGAGAGAGTGGTTTCCATACCCTGGGAGGGGGCAGACAAGGCTGCAGGCCCTGTGGGGGTCAGGACTCTCCTTGCTACTCCATGTCTTACTCTGAGACGTACCTGTCACCTGGCGAGGACGACGACACCCCATGCAAAGACTATCAGAGCACCATGTGCCAGGTGGAGGCAGAGGGCAACGAGGTGGAGTATCCGCCCGGCTACGACCCCAGCCGAAGGGTGTCTGACGTGGCCTCCTCCGGGGTGGTTTCCCTGGACgaagaggacgaggaggaggagctggaggagagggCGGGGCAGCCGAACAACCAGTGACTCCAACAAGCTAAGGGTTAATGTCTTCTTCTGAACTTTAATAACTCTCCATCTCTTAAATggcacctaaaaaaaaaaacggaacgTCCCACAACGGCGCCCCTCCGACCGACCATCCATCTTTGCCTTACCGGTGGTGTTTCAGCTCCTCCCTCTTCCTGCTTCGTTCTCCTCCCACAAAATCTGTTGGCTTTGAAGGCGTCCAAACAATCTTTTTGATCGGAACTCAAAAAAACGCTGGACTCGATGAGGCAACCCCCCCCAGTGAGTGGTGGGTTTGAACCCCACCCTTctcagctgagcaaacagaatCAGAAGGACTGAGCGGTGGGACTCTGACTTATCGATGCATGTGTTCTGCAAGCGTTGGAATGACCCGGTCTGGAACAAGACGTGTAATCTCAGCTGTGCTGTATTACCCCTGTCaatgacccccccacccccacattGGAGGGCAGGTTGACACTGCATCCTGGCACCTGCCCTTTTCTCCCGCATAATTCCCTCTCCTTTGCAAGAGACTGAATTGCATCCTTCTGGGCATGGCTTGCTGAGAATGCCAAACTATTTAACCCTGTCACGACCGAGTAGAAGGTGGAATGTCAGGAAAGTGACAGGAAGtggtttgtattttaaaaaaaaagacgtgaCAGAAATGATATGCTTTTATTGTACTAGTTTTCTATCATTCAAACATGTCGTCGTTCCAGTGGCATCATTATGGTTGAGACCTGTCATAATGACACTCTGGGCGTTCCTAGATGTGGAAGTCGTGAAAAACACGACAAACAAACAGAATGTTCCTGAAGTGATCCTTCGGTGAGAAAACGTTTGGCATGAGGCTTCACAGGATGAACAGACAA encodes:
- the zgc:165508 gene encoding protein FAM131A (The sequence of the model RefSeq protein was modified relative to this genomic sequence to represent the inferred CDS: added 253 bases not found in genome assembly), with the translated sequence MLPKSRRALTIQEIAALARSSLHGISQVVKDHVTKPTAMAQGRVAHLIEWKGWCKPMDTATALESDFNSYSDLTEGEQEARFAAGVAEQFAIAEAKLRAWSSVDGDESNDDSYDEDFLPANEPTTQSTDVSSYPPYLKDLIHTQLCQHLGLRGTLSESGVGGGDGGCSREPSPTAGSPDTLCSSMCSLDEQHPLLRDLGGHRGPHSNAAELAAKILSALHGGEELLARLQRVGQSGPAGGESGFHTLGGGRQGCRPCGGQDSPCYSMSYSETYLSPGEDDDTPCKDYQSTMCQVEAEGNEVEYPPGYDPSRRVSDVASSGVVSLDEEDEEEELEERAGQPNNQ